One Desulfomonilia bacterium genomic window carries:
- a CDS encoding ATP-binding protein produces the protein MIQRKLEFKKLADMVSVNPVVGIIGARQVGKTTLARQFAASLKKPSYFFDLENPDDMARIAEPMLAFRDLKGIVVIDEVQHAPNLFKVLRVLADRPGNKTKFIILGSASPGLLKQSAESLAGRIAYHQLEGFHMDETGAGSENRLWLRGGFPLSYTAGTDEDSFEWRKNFVRTFLERDIPQLGFSIGAVTLRRFWTMLAHYHAQIWNASEFARAFGIADTTIRKYLDILTSALVVRQLQPWHENIGKRQVKAPKVYIADAGILHVLLNLRSAADIEGHPKLGASWEGFVIGELIRRLGTPWEECHFWSTHTGAELDLLLVRGARRIGFEIKRTSIPHVTRSMRSAIESLKLDSLIIVHAGSHTFDLDDGIKAVSFSSMAKEIKPL, from the coding sequence ATGATTCAAAGAAAGCTGGAGTTTAAAAAGCTTGCTGATATGGTTTCAGTAAATCCGGTTGTCGGGATAATCGGTGCAAGGCAGGTAGGCAAAACCACTCTGGCCCGTCAGTTTGCGGCATCTTTAAAAAAACCTTCCTACTTTTTCGATCTGGAAAACCCGGATGATATGGCGCGTATAGCCGAGCCCATGCTGGCTTTCAGGGATTTGAAAGGCATTGTTGTTATTGATGAAGTTCAGCATGCCCCGAATCTTTTCAAGGTGTTGAGAGTTCTTGCAGACAGGCCCGGCAATAAAACCAAATTCATAATATTGGGCAGTGCCTCGCCCGGGCTGTTGAAACAATCGGCGGAAAGTCTTGCCGGACGAATTGCATACCACCAGCTTGAAGGTTTTCATATGGATGAAACCGGTGCCGGTTCAGAAAACAGGTTATGGTTAAGGGGCGGTTTTCCCTTGTCTTACACTGCAGGCACCGATGAAGACAGTTTTGAATGGAGAAAGAACTTTGTCAGGACTTTTCTGGAAAGAGATATTCCGCAGCTTGGATTCAGCATAGGGGCTGTGACGCTTCGAAGGTTCTGGACGATGCTCGCTCATTATCATGCACAAATCTGGAATGCATCTGAATTTGCAAGGGCGTTTGGCATTGCAGACACCACGATAAGAAAATATCTTGATATTCTTACATCCGCCCTTGTTGTCAGGCAGCTTCAACCCTGGCATGAGAATATCGGCAAAAGGCAGGTCAAGGCCCCGAAGGTTTATATAGCGGATGCCGGTATCCTTCATGTTCTGCTGAATCTGCGCAGTGCCGCCGATATTGAGGGACATCCGAAGCTTGGGGCGTCATGGGAGGGTTTTGTAATAGGCGAACTGATAAGAAGACTCGGGACTCCATGGGAGGAATGCCATTTCTGGTCGACTCATACCGGCGCGGAACTTGACCTTCTTTTAGTCAGGGGCGCCAGGAGGATCGGTTTTGAAATAAAGAGAACATCCATCCCGCACGTCACCCGCTCTATGCGTTCGGCAATAGAAAGCCTTAAGCTGGACAGTCTGATCATTGTTCATGCAGGGAGTCATACATTCGATCTTGATGATGGTATAAAGGCTGTTTCTTTCAGCTCTATGGCTAAAGAGATTAAGCCGCTTTAG
- a CDS encoding SBBP repeat-containing protein, which translates to MRTGKLKLILVLMFAIISYTACGGGGSDSATPPPSSPTAPSAPGLAPDITVGDTTLTASWLPVTGATAYEVYYSDTDDPATAILFASTSNISCVITGLTNGTEYFVWVKAKNSTGISAFSPAGSGAPSGAISNWPAGIKQYGSDQTDYAIGMVKDKDGNIYVTGYSSGNLDPATCTNEGGDDIYLVKYNPSGIRQWTCMLGSTENDRPYAIAYDGDTGIYLAGYTRGLLDGNDNPQDEEIMFIAKYSTDGSKVWTKVYETAGSTVYAMAWHDGYIYVTGMGLNGGLYKLFIAKYNDVGVQEWLNYYAEGDNGHSIALDSSGNIYVTVSGSYMTLYKYNSLGVEQWNRPRADLSSGRGIVVDEDSNIYFTGTTTSSHSYIVKYDSSGNLVWENTIQSLLAEGGNAVALDSSGNVYVTGGTRGDLDGQTNNGNGSTYDMFLIKYDIDGTRQWTRLLGTNAYDAGAGLTLLSDNYVLVYGHTEGALGTPAAGGHDYLFAQYNASGVLQ; encoded by the coding sequence ATGCGCACTGGAAAACTAAAACTGATCCTTGTCCTCATGTTTGCTATTATCAGTTATACTGCATGTGGTGGAGGGGGTAGTGATTCCGCAACTCCACCGCCATCTTCCCCAACAGCCCCATCTGCTCCGGGTTTGGCACCGGATATCACGGTGGGTGATACGACACTTACGGCATCATGGTTACCTGTAACCGGTGCAACTGCCTATGAAGTCTATTACAGCGATACAGATGACCCTGCTACAGCAATTCTGTTTGCAAGTACATCCAATATATCCTGCGTAATAACAGGCCTCACAAACGGGACTGAATATTTTGTATGGGTCAAAGCGAAAAACAGCACCGGGATAAGCGCTTTCAGCCCTGCGGGATCGGGTGCGCCCTCGGGGGCAATCTCAAACTGGCCCGCCGGGATAAAACAGTACGGGTCTGACCAGACCGACTATGCAATCGGGATGGTAAAGGATAAAGACGGTAATATTTATGTTACAGGATACTCATCAGGAAATCTCGACCCGGCAACGTGTACGAATGAGGGCGGGGATGATATTTACCTGGTCAAGTATAACCCTTCCGGCATCAGACAATGGACCTGTATGCTGGGAAGTACCGAAAATGACAGGCCGTATGCAATAGCGTATGACGGAGATACCGGCATATACCTGGCAGGGTACACCCGGGGCCTTCTGGATGGAAATGACAACCCCCAAGATGAAGAAATAATGTTTATCGCCAAATACAGCACAGACGGCTCGAAAGTCTGGACAAAAGTTTATGAAACAGCCGGATCCACAGTTTATGCAATGGCCTGGCATGACGGGTATATATATGTGACCGGAATGGGATTGAATGGTGGTTTATATAAGCTTTTTATAGCTAAATACAACGATGTCGGCGTGCAGGAATGGCTGAACTATTATGCAGAGGGTGATAACGGTCATTCAATCGCTCTTGATTCAAGCGGAAACATTTATGTGACGGTATCGGGATCATACATGACATTGTATAAGTATAATTCTTTGGGCGTGGAGCAATGGAACAGGCCCAGGGCGGATTTGAGCAGCGGCAGAGGAATTGTAGTGGACGAAGACTCCAATATCTATTTTACCGGGACAACCACCTCATCCCATTCATATATTGTCAAATATGACTCATCGGGAAATTTGGTCTGGGAAAATACTATTCAAAGCCTCCTTGCAGAAGGCGGCAATGCAGTTGCACTGGACAGTTCAGGAAACGTATACGTGACAGGTGGAACAAGGGGTGACCTTGACGGACAGACCAATAACGGTAACGGAAGCACGTATGATATGTTCCTGATTAAGTATGATATAGACGGAACGAGGCAATGGACCAGGCTTCTAGGAACCAATGCTTATGACGCAGGCGCAGGACTGACGCTCCTGAGTGATAATTATGTTCTGGTGTACGGTCACACAGAGGGAGCGCTGGGGACTCCTGCTGCAGGAGGCCATGACTATTTATTTGCACAGTACAATGCTTCAGGTGTTTTACAGTAA
- a CDS encoding glycosyl hydrolase: MKRFSIICLILIAIAGCKFDPSGYPLHEGLVDGDATAQTKVLFNNLKAISAEGGKILIGHQETTAYGVGWWDDPEAAETSDIKKVCGSFPAVYGWDAEGVTGGTNIDGVNFARMRELVASAYARGGINTFSWHLHNIPNGGTAWDIKADINRILPGGDRHEVYTAELDALADYFLSLKGPNGELIPIIFRPFHENNGTWFWWGSASCTPDEFKALWRFTVTYLRDTRHVHNLLYAYSPDRFLGYDGYLRRYPGNEWVDIMGHDNYGDFTYGSSLCGLMRLSQLTEMAEAFGKVPALTESGSEGVPLSNWWSLFLNPIKSCMKPSRIAYVLFWRNANESHHYAPYPGDKSEEDFIKFYNDPVTIFENDLPDMYQ; this comes from the coding sequence ATGAAACGCTTTTCAATCATATGCCTTATACTGATTGCCATAGCCGGCTGCAAATTCGATCCGAGCGGGTATCCTCTGCATGAAGGCCTTGTGGACGGTGATGCCACCGCACAGACAAAGGTGCTCTTCAATAATCTCAAAGCAATAAGCGCAGAAGGCGGTAAAATACTTATAGGCCATCAGGAAACAACCGCCTATGGCGTGGGGTGGTGGGATGATCCTGAAGCGGCAGAGACATCGGATATAAAAAAGGTTTGCGGCAGTTTCCCTGCCGTCTACGGCTGGGATGCGGAAGGTGTAACCGGCGGGACGAATATCGACGGAGTCAATTTTGCTCGCATGCGTGAACTTGTTGCAAGCGCCTATGCACGGGGCGGCATCAACACGTTCAGCTGGCACCTTCACAACATACCAAATGGCGGAACCGCCTGGGATATAAAGGCGGACATCAACCGCATTCTGCCTGGCGGGGACAGGCATGAAGTCTATACGGCGGAGCTTGACGCGCTTGCAGATTATTTTTTAAGCCTCAAAGGTCCGAACGGAGAACTCATTCCGATAATCTTCAGGCCGTTTCATGAAAACAACGGCACCTGGTTCTGGTGGGGTTCGGCGTCATGCACGCCAGACGAATTCAAAGCTCTCTGGCGATTCACTGTCACTTATCTGCGAGACACGCGCCATGTCCACAACCTGCTTTATGCCTATTCTCCGGACAGGTTCCTTGGCTATGACGGATACCTGAGGCGTTATCCCGGTAATGAATGGGTCGATATCATGGGGCATGACAACTACGGGGACTTTACTTACGGCAGTTCTCTGTGCGGTCTGATGCGGTTAAGCCAGCTTACCGAGATGGCTGAAGCCTTCGGCAAGGTTCCGGCTCTTACGGAGTCAGGCAGCGAAGGCGTTCCTTTGTCCAACTGGTGGAGCCTCTTCCTTAATCCGATCAAATCGTGCATGAAACCGAGCAGGATCGCATATGTGCTTTTCTGGCGTAACGCCAATGAATCACATCATTATGCCCCATATCCCGGAGACAAGTCGGAAGAGGATTTCATAAAATTCTATAATGACCCTGTCACCATTTTTGAAAATGATTTGCCCGATATGTATCAGTGA
- a CDS encoding SEL1-like repeat protein yields the protein MKRIVSVLLAVFFLIPGVAFPDGGTGKSKIPVKYSSYLEAYEKEDYAMAFKLAEPLAKQGDAKAQYYVALMYDTGKVKPASSGDTVAWFLKSAEQGFVAAQYYLALKYNTGDGVPLNYKEAFKWFSKAAEQGHASASNCIGSLYAGGKGVAQNYAEALKWYTKAAEQGSTAAQLNLGIMYENGQGVTQSYEEAVKWYTKAAERGDAEAQLNLAFLYDLGQGVPQNYTEALKWYTKAAEQGVARAQCSLGFLYSSGLGVPQNNVQAYKWFSLCADNGNTSAPRNRDILAKRMTRAQIDEAKRLVAEWYKQHKGKQ from the coding sequence ATGAAAAGAATAGTATCTGTTCTGCTGGCAGTATTTTTTTTAATCCCGGGTGTTGCTTTTCCGGATGGAGGAACCGGCAAGTCAAAAATTCCGGTTAAATATTCCTCATATCTGGAGGCTTATGAAAAGGAAGATTACGCCATGGCCTTCAAACTTGCGGAGCCTCTTGCGAAACAGGGTGATGCAAAAGCCCAGTACTATGTCGCCCTCATGTATGACACGGGGAAAGTGAAACCGGCGAGTTCCGGTGATACGGTCGCATGGTTTTTAAAATCTGCTGAACAGGGGTTTGTTGCGGCCCAGTATTATCTTGCGCTCAAATATAATACAGGAGACGGAGTGCCCCTTAATTACAAAGAGGCATTCAAGTGGTTTTCAAAAGCCGCCGAGCAGGGACACGCTTCGGCGAGTAATTGTATTGGCTCCCTTTATGCAGGCGGTAAGGGTGTTGCTCAGAATTATGCAGAGGCCCTGAAATGGTACACAAAAGCGGCTGAACAGGGGAGTACCGCAGCTCAATTGAATCTCGGGATTATGTACGAAAACGGGCAGGGCGTGACGCAGAGTTATGAAGAGGCCGTGAAATGGTACACAAAAGCGGCTGAGCGCGGAGATGCCGAAGCACAGTTAAACCTCGCTTTTCTGTATGACCTGGGGCAGGGAGTCCCGCAGAATTATACAGAGGCACTGAAGTGGTACACAAAAGCGGCCGAACAGGGGGTTGCCAGGGCCCAGTGCAGCCTGGGATTTCTGTACAGCAGCGGACTGGGAGTGCCGCAGAATAATGTTCAGGCCTATAAATGGTTCAGCCTCTGTGCTGATAATGGGAACACCAGTGCACCCAGAAATAGAGATATCCTTGCCAAACGGATGACGCGCGCCCAGATCGACGAGGCGAAAAGGCTTGTGGCTGAATGGTATAAGCAGCATAAAGGAAAACAATAG
- a CDS encoding 4Fe-4S binding protein gives MDEGLFRKLQKQLDAYSLGFPATASGIEIEILKELFTEEEASLFTNMTPQLESPSSVSARLGLDMGETAARLEDMASKGLLFRLKKDGDVKYGAIPFMHGLMEFQVKNFSRDRVIMLEKYFNEGFQKAISGCEGLFLRTIPVRESIENITQVASFDDACAIIKNASPIVIAECICRKSRGFIDKACDKPVEVCFMFGSMARYYLDSRMGREISFEEAVAILEDAQRAGLVTQPATSQNPGGMCNCCGDCCGVLRAIKLEARPADLVYSNYQAFADTDNCTGCGICLDRCQMDAVTINKDDVAVINLDRCIGCGLCITTCPADAIVLREKPDEKKKFPPKNSLEQMLTLAGRRGVI, from the coding sequence ATGGATGAAGGACTCTTTAGAAAACTGCAGAAGCAGCTTGATGCCTATTCGCTGGGTTTTCCGGCAACCGCCTCGGGCATCGAGATCGAGATATTGAAAGAGCTGTTCACCGAAGAGGAAGCGTCTCTTTTTACGAACATGACCCCTCAGCTGGAATCTCCCTCTTCTGTTTCTGCAAGGCTGGGGCTTGACATGGGAGAAACGGCAGCCAGACTCGAGGACATGGCCTCAAAAGGCTTGCTCTTCAGGCTTAAAAAGGATGGAGATGTCAAATACGGCGCCATACCTTTCATGCACGGTCTTATGGAGTTTCAGGTTAAAAATTTCAGCAGGGACAGGGTGATCATGCTGGAGAAATATTTCAATGAAGGTTTTCAAAAGGCAATCTCAGGCTGCGAAGGGCTCTTTCTTCGGACAATCCCGGTCAGGGAATCCATCGAAAACATCACTCAAGTGGCATCCTTCGATGACGCCTGCGCTATTATCAAAAACGCAAGCCCTATCGTAATTGCGGAATGCATCTGCAGAAAAAGCAGGGGATTCATCGATAAGGCATGCGATAAGCCGGTCGAGGTCTGTTTCATGTTCGGTTCAATGGCCAGATATTATCTCGACAGTAGAATGGGCAGAGAGATATCCTTTGAAGAAGCTGTCGCCATTCTTGAAGATGCTCAGAGGGCGGGCCTTGTCACGCAGCCAGCCACTTCTCAGAATCCCGGCGGCATGTGCAACTGCTGCGGGGACTGCTGCGGTGTATTAAGGGCGATAAAACTCGAAGCCAGACCCGCCGATCTGGTCTACTCAAATTATCAGGCATTTGCAGATACTGATAACTGTACCGGGTGCGGCATATGCCTTGACAGATGCCAGATGGATGCAGTCACAATCAACAAGGATGATGTGGCAGTAATTAATCTTGACAGATGCATAGGATGCGGGCTTTGCATCACGACCTGTCCGGCGGATGCAATCGTCCTTAGGGAAAAACCCGATGAAAAGAAAAAATTTCCGCCTAAAAATTCATTGGAACAGATGCTTACCCTGGCAGGAAGGAGGGGAGTTATATGA
- the lspA gene encoding signal peptidase II: MNIFKRAGLVLLIMTACVICDQATKYIAKSYLMEHPMISVLGDTMRVQYAENDGAFLSLGASLPQKTRMFIFTVGVSLLLISVLIYLLFASGIDAVAVISLSMVTGGGLSNLLDRIIYKGHVFDFLNLGVGGLRTGVFNAADLAIMIGMFLFVLNGLKTSGRKSPESD, from the coding sequence ATGAATATATTTAAAAGGGCAGGATTAGTTCTGCTCATCATGACAGCATGTGTCATCTGCGATCAGGCGACGAAATACATAGCGAAATCCTATCTGATGGAACATCCCATGATATCAGTTCTTGGTGACACAATGCGTGTCCAGTATGCCGAGAATGACGGTGCATTCCTGAGTCTGGGTGCATCTCTTCCTCAAAAAACCAGGATGTTCATATTCACAGTAGGAGTGTCCCTGTTGCTGATTTCAGTATTAATATATCTCCTGTTCGCCTCCGGCATCGATGCCGTTGCGGTTATATCTCTTTCCATGGTGACAGGCGGGGGGCTGAGCAACCTTCTGGACCGGATAATCTATAAAGGCCATGTGTTTGATTTTTTGAACCTTGGCGTTGGAGGCCTGAGGACAGGGGTGTTCAATGCGGCCGATCTCGCCATAATGATTGGGATGTTTCTGTTTGTTCTTAACGGCTTGAAGACATCGGGCCGCAAGAGTCCCGAATCAGATTGA
- a CDS encoding DUF4019 domain-containing protein yields MIRKSICLVVIGIFLCAVPVLAANTEKEKAAIAAAEKWLKLVDQGNFTRSWQESSRYFKMLVKEDQWIEAAQSTRSPLGKLVSRKVKSATYTTKLPSAPDGEYVVIEFQASFKNKKSAIETVTPMVDKDGKWRVSGYYIR; encoded by the coding sequence ATGATCAGAAAATCGATATGCTTGGTTGTAATCGGGATTTTCCTCTGTGCGGTTCCCGTCCTTGCTGCAAACACCGAGAAGGAAAAGGCCGCTATAGCCGCAGCCGAGAAGTGGCTCAAACTTGTCGATCAGGGTAACTTCACCAGGAGCTGGCAGGAGTCTTCCAGATATTTCAAGATGCTCGTCAAAGAAGACCAGTGGATCGAGGCGGCTCAGTCAACACGGAGCCCTCTGGGAAAGCTGGTTTCAAGGAAAGTGAAGAGCGCCACGTACACGACAAAACTGCCGAGTGCGCCCGACGGTGAATATGTAGTAATCGAATTTCAGGCCTCCTTTAAGAACAAGAAATCGGCGATCGAGACAGTCACGCCTATGGTTGACAAGGATGGCAAGTGGAGGGTGTCGGGTTATTATATAAGGTAA